Proteins from a single region of Streptococcus oralis:
- the asnA gene encoding aspartate--ammonia ligase, translating to MKKSFIHQQEEISFVKNTFTQYLKDKLEVVEVQGPILSKVGDGMQDNLSGVEHPVSVKVLQIPDETYEVVHSLAKWKRHTLARFGFGEGEGLFVHMKALRPDEDSLDATHSVYVDQWDWEKVIPNGQRNIAYLKETVEKIYKAIRLTELAVEARYDIESILPKQITFIHTEELVERYPDLTPKERENAICKEFGAVFLIGIGGELPDGKPHDGRAPDYDDWTTESENGYKGLNGDILVWNESLGCAFELSSMGIRVDEDTLRRQVALTGDEDRLELEWHKALLNGLFPLTIGGGIGQSRMAMFLLRKKHIGEVQTSVWPQEVRDTYENIL from the coding sequence ATGAAGAAAAGTTTTATCCATCAGCAAGAAGAGATTTCCTTTGTCAAAAACACCTTTACCCAGTATTTGAAAGATAAGTTAGAAGTTGTTGAAGTTCAAGGTCCCATCTTGAGCAAGGTTGGTGATGGGATGCAGGATAACCTGTCCGGTGTCGAACATCCAGTATCCGTAAAGGTCTTGCAGATTCCAGATGAAACTTATGAAGTCGTTCACTCACTAGCCAAATGGAAACGTCACACCTTAGCTCGCTTTGGTTTTGGAGAAGGTGAAGGTCTATTTGTTCATATGAAGGCCCTTCGTCCAGATGAAGATTCGCTTGATGCGACTCACTCAGTTTATGTAGATCAGTGGGACTGGGAAAAAGTGATTCCAAATGGTCAACGCAATATCGCTTATCTCAAAGAAACCGTTGAGAAGATTTACAAGGCTATCCGTCTGACAGAGCTAGCAGTAGAAGCGCGCTACGATATCGAATCCATCTTGCCAAAACAAATCACTTTCATCCATACAGAAGAGTTGGTGGAACGCTATCCAGATTTGACACCAAAAGAGCGTGAAAATGCAATCTGTAAAGAGTTCGGTGCAGTCTTCTTGATTGGTATCGGTGGCGAGTTGCCTGATGGCAAACCTCATGACGGCCGCGCACCTGACTACGATGACTGGACAACAGAGTCTGAAAATGGCTACAAAGGGTTAAATGGGGATATTCTCGTTTGGAACGAATCTCTTGGTTGTGCCTTTGAGCTTTCATCAATGGGGATTCGGGTAGATGAGGATACCCTTCGTCGCCAAGTGGCTCTTACAGGAGACGAAGATCGTCTTGAGCTGGAATGGCATAAAGCCTTGCTTAACGGTCTTTTCCCACTGACAATTGGTGGAGGTATCGGACAGTCTCGTATGGCCATGTTCCTTCTTCGTAAGAAACACATTGGAGAGGTTCAGACCAGTGTCTGGCCTCAAGAAGTTCGCGATACGTACGAAAATATTTTGTAG
- a CDS encoding Bax inhibitor-1/YccA family protein, translated as MNQTIIQERSGLNQFYAKVYTFVGLGIGLSALVSALMLTVFQSQLVYFLMHGRLWLMIATFAELALVFVASSMAAKNSPAALPVFLVYSVLNGFTLSFVVAFYTPGTVLSAFVSSALLFFVMAVIGIFTKKDLSGMGRALMAALVGLIIAMVVNLFLANSFFDYMISIAMVLVFSGLIAWDNQKIRYVYEQSRGQVATGWIISMALSIYLDFINLFLSILRIFGRND; from the coding sequence ATGAATCAAACGATTATTCAAGAACGTTCAGGTCTCAATCAATTTTACGCTAAGGTTTATACCTTTGTGGGACTTGGGATTGGTCTATCGGCTCTCGTATCAGCTTTGATGTTGACAGTCTTTCAGTCCCAATTGGTCTACTTTTTAATGCATGGCCGTCTCTGGCTAATGATTGCAACTTTTGCAGAACTTGCTCTAGTCTTTGTTGCAAGTAGCATGGCTGCGAAGAACAGCCCAGCAGCTCTCCCAGTATTTTTAGTTTATTCTGTTTTAAATGGATTTACGCTCAGTTTTGTCGTAGCCTTTTATACACCTGGGACCGTCTTATCAGCCTTTGTATCCAGTGCCCTTCTCTTCTTTGTCATGGCGGTAATCGGAATTTTCACCAAGAAAGATTTGAGTGGAATGGGCCGAGCTTTGATGGCGGCACTTGTTGGTCTCATCATTGCTATGGTTGTCAATCTATTTTTAGCCAATAGTTTCTTTGACTACATGATTAGTATTGCCATGGTCTTGGTTTTCTCAGGTTTGATTGCTTGGGACAACCAAAAGATTCGCTATGTTTATGAGCAGTCACGAGGGCAAGTAGCGACAGGTTGGATCATCTCAATGGCACTCAGCATCTACCTAGACTTTATCAACCTCTTCCTTAGCATCTTACGAATCTTTGGTCGAAACGATTAA
- a CDS encoding TrmH family RNA methyltransferase: MTIITSKANSVVKNAKKLHQKKYRKSTYLIEGWHLFEEAVQAGVTIEKIFALESYRDQLVTFPQTVWVSEEILRDLADTQTPQGIVAVIQKEEVGLPDFRQGKFLFLEDVQDPGNVGTMIRTADAAGFTGVIVSDKSADIYSLKTLRSMQGSHFHLPIYRMPVATFLEWAKKSNLPILATTLSRDSKDYHELSPLENFALVMGNEGQGISSVMAESADQLVHIDMKGRAESLNVAVAAGILMFYFS, from the coding sequence ATGACTATTATAACCTCAAAAGCCAATTCTGTGGTAAAAAATGCCAAGAAATTGCATCAAAAAAAATATCGAAAGTCTACCTATTTGATTGAAGGCTGGCACTTGTTTGAAGAAGCTGTTCAAGCAGGAGTGACGATTGAGAAGATTTTTGCCTTAGAAAGTTACCGAGATCAGCTAGTCACTTTTCCTCAAACTGTCTGGGTTTCAGAGGAGATTTTGCGGGACTTGGCAGATACGCAAACTCCTCAAGGGATTGTTGCAGTGATTCAAAAAGAGGAAGTAGGACTGCCTGATTTCCGTCAGGGTAAGTTTCTATTTTTAGAGGATGTCCAAGATCCTGGTAATGTTGGCACCATGATTCGGACGGCGGATGCGGCAGGTTTTACAGGGGTTATTGTTTCAGATAAGTCAGCAGATATCTACAGTCTCAAGACCCTGCGTTCCATGCAAGGAAGTCATTTTCATTTGCCTATCTATCGTATGCCCGTTGCCACTTTTTTAGAATGGGCAAAGAAGAGCAACTTGCCCATTCTGGCAACGACCTTATCGAGAGATTCAAAGGATTATCATGAGCTTTCTCCCTTAGAAAACTTTGCTTTAGTCATGGGAAATGAAGGACAGGGGATTAGTTCTGTCATGGCTGAGAGTGCTGATCAGCTGGTTCATATTGACATGAAAGGTCGAGCAGAAAGTCTCAACGTGGCAGTTGCAGCAGGTATATTGATGTTTTATTTTAGCTAA